From Maylandia zebra isolate NMK-2024a linkage group LG11, Mzebra_GT3a, whole genome shotgun sequence, one genomic window encodes:
- the c16h19orf85 gene encoding chromosome 16 C19orf85 homolog, with product MRPSISASLEPGLERGVPWGRDLYTFVTSAAGHMMRTLQKPKKNRPSKRQVNHRRFLHNMIQRKFADIEAANQRLAYALYFKDEDKGMSSLSSHKPDSPDQSGNPSQSGGPQDADKNSLQTGVDGASKSISVSSSQVNTKRKQTESGHLWKHHSISQSSTCRAAANKHSKRRQEKGSRGHKPVEIKPISSPRSSDLFHGAELFYFNNESQSKPADNHQEDTESTTNDFIQLGQNVDISPSFSPELSPLSLDSCDFSVQVFTDLAGCAQAQKSYFDFSEGQLTDIMEPFSIDNKDLGDCTDIEAYFESICACHGDDDDIFGDQSHNFTEVDDLHCEGECRYEYAYADQGVTSDHFQGNHRSSVTLRQSAYTEEEQFNTFKLCQSTDINQKQIPSSVSYHHYNIAQLQAYQCSQEESTCMQVNWENNLQFTPFEGVAQSFTVPLNNAELRPIPTPPQEDNWLFTDILKDRKSPSY from the exons ATGCGACCGTCTATCTCTGCGAGTCTTGAGCCTGGGTTGGAGCGAGGGGTCCCCTGGGGTCGTGACCTGTACACCTTTGTAACTTCAGCAGCAGGTCACATGATGAGGACCCTGCAGAAACCCAAGAAGAACCGACCATCCAAGCGGCAGGTCAACCACCGTCGCTTCCTGCACAACATGATTCAGAG AAAATTTGCAGATATTGAAGCAGCAAACCAGCGGTTGGCATATGCTCTttattttaaggatgaggaCAAAGGCATGTCCTCTCTGTCATCACACAAGCCAGATTCACCTGACCAGTCAGGTAATCCATCTCAAAGTGGTGGTCCACAGGATGCCGATAAAAACAGCCTTCAAACAGGTGTAGATGGTGCCTCAAAGTCTATCAGTGTTTCCTCAAGtcaagtaaatacaaaaaggAAGCAGACTGAATCAGGGCATCTTTGGAAACATCACTCCATATCGCAGTCCTCCACCTGCAGAGCTGCAGCGAACAAACACAGCAAGAGGAGGCAGGAAAAGGGAAGCAGAGGTCATAAACCGGTGGAAATTAAACCTATTAGCTCCCCAAGAAGTTCTGACTTGTTCCACGGGGCGGagctattttattttaacaacgAGAGTCAGTCGAAGCCAGCCGACAACCACCAAGAAGACACAGAGTCAACTACAAATGACTTCATTCAGCTTGGCCAAAATGTGGACATCTCCCCCTCCTTCTCCCCAGAGTTATCTCCATTGTCTCTTGACTCTTGTGATTTCTCCGTTCAAGTGTTCACAGACCTCGCGGGCTGCGCGCAGGCTCAGAAGAGCTACTTCGACTTCTCTGAGGGTCAGCTGACTGACATAATGGAGCCATTTTCCATTGACAATAAGGACTTAGGGGATTGCACTGACATAGAGGCATATTTTGAAAGCATTTGTGCATgccatggtgatgatgatgatatatTTGGAGACCAGTCACATAACTTTACCGAAGTGGATGATCTCCACTGTGAAGGTGAGTGTAGGTATGAATATGCATATGCAGACCAGGGAGTGACCTCAGACCACTTCCAGGGTAACCACAGGAGCTCAGTGACCCTGAGACAAAGTGCATACACAGAAGAGGAACAATTTAACACCTTTAAACTCTGTCAAAGCACAGACATCAACCAGAAGCAGATCCCCTCCTCAGTCAGCTACCACCACTACAACATCGCACAGCTTCAGGCGTACCAGTGTTCTCAGGAGGAGAGCACCTGTATGCAAGTTAACTGGGAAAATAACCTACAGTTTACACCATTTGAAGGAGTTGCTCAGTCCTTCACTGTTCCACTTAACAACGCTGAGCTCCGCCCCATACCAACACCACCTCAGGAAGACAACTGGCTGTTTACTGATATCCTGAAGGACAGAAAGTCACCTAGTTACTAG
- the si:ch211-120k19.1 gene encoding mpv17-like protein, with translation MKWVWAVFKAHPYISNILGYTALFASADLVQQSVLGEKPATGSTSEDLVGVDWHQMARVATVGFCFHANFNYHWLRGLEKMLPGGGVKAVTGKVVVDQLIAAPLTISAFYIGLSLLEHKDDPLEDWRQKFWTSYKTGVVFWSTMQAVNFAFVPPVARTVFLGGVALVFTIFLCHLRQQRHHEQERT, from the exons ATGAAGTGGGTCTGGGCTGTGTTCAAAGCTCACCCGTACATCAGTAACATCCTGGGATACACAGCCCTGTTCGCCTCTGCTGACCTCGTACAGCAGAGCGTGCTGGGTGAGAAACCAGCAACAGGATCCACATCGGAGGATTTAGTAGGAGTCGACTGGCATCAGATGGCTCGAGTGGCGACCGTCGGTTTTTGTTTCCACGCCAACTTCAACTATCACTGGCTCAGAGGGCTGGAGAAGATGCTGCCAGGAGGCGGAGTAAAGGCAGTAACTGGGAAGGTGGTGGTGGACCAGCTGATTGCGGCTCCTCTCACCATCAGTGCCTTTTACATTG GTTTGAGTTTACTTGAACACAAAGATGACCCACTTGAAGACTGGAGGCAGAAATTTTGGACATCTTACAAG ACTGGGGTAGTATTTTGGTCAACAATGCAG GCAGTGAACTTTGCATTCGTCCCCCCTGTGGCTCGGACGGTGTTTCTGGGTGGTGTCGCCCTGGTTTTCACAATCTTCCTGTGTCACCTCAGACAGCAGCGACACCATGAACAGGAAAGAACCTGA